The Benincasa hispida cultivar B227 chromosome 9, ASM972705v1, whole genome shotgun sequence genome has a segment encoding these proteins:
- the LOC120085980 gene encoding probable pectin methyltransferase QUA2, with the protein MSRPLHRGASGVKVHGHGDDKWDSQMKDKTEKEEVDRRGSLDHGGNLVPRLPFRLLLPDNSPSKYGGTENGFASDSFLVGNSRSRQQFILQMLKLSLVLIIILALTGSFWWTLSISGSSQVQIFHGYRRLQEQLVSDLWDIGEISLGPSRLKELEFCSPEFENYVPCFNSSDTQDDEYDRHCEPSLSLNCLVQPPLKYKIPLRWPTGRDVIWVSNVKITAQEVLYSGSLTKRMMMLEEEQISFRSASPMFDGVEDYSHQIAEMIGLRNESNFREVGVRTILDIGCGYGSFGAHLFSKHLLTMCIANYEASGSQVQLTLERGLPAMLGSFTSKQLPFPSLSYDMVHCARCGVDWDSKDGRYLIEVDRVLKPGGYFVWTLPLTNTQGVLHKKENQKRWSFIQDFVEYLCWEMLPQQDETVVWKKTSKSNCYSSRKPDSSPPICGKGYDIESPYYRPLQACIGGRKSRRWVPINERRTWPSRANLNKSELALHGLALDDVTDDSLNWKMAVKNYWSLLSPLIFSDHPKRPGDEDPLPPYNMLRNVLDMNAYYGGFNSALLEAGKSVWVMNVVPTDGPNHLPMIMDRGFIGVLHDWCEAFPTYPRSYDLVHAAGLLSLEASKKPRCSMLDLFSEIDRLLRPEGWVIIRDTAALVESARTITTQLKWDARVTEIEDNNDERVLICQKPFLKRQAK; encoded by the exons ATGTCCAGGCCTTTACATCGAGGTGCGTCTGGTGTTAAGGTTCATGGTCATGGTGATGATAAATGGGACTCTCAAATGAAAGATAAAACTGAAAAAGAAGAGGTGGACAGAAGAGGTTCTTTGGATCATGGAGGAAATTTGGTTCCGAGGTTACCCTTTCGCCTACTTCTTCCAGACAATTCACCTTCAAAATATGGAGGCACTGAGAATGGCTTTGCTTCTGATTCTTTTTTAGTTGGGAACTCAAGAAGTCGGCAGCAATTTATACTGCAAATGTTGAAATTGAGTTTAGTGTTGATTATAATTCTTGCTCTTACTGGATCTTTTTGGTGGACACTCTCCATTTCTGGTTCTTCCCAAGTTCAAATCTTCCATGGTTATCGGCGACTCCAAGAGCAGCTTGTTTCCGACCTTTGGGATATAGGGGAGATTTCTCTTGGTCCTTCAAGGTTGAAAGAGCTTGAATTCTGTTCGCCGGAGTTCGAGAATTATGTTCCATGCTTCAATTCAAGTGATACTCAAGATGATGAGTATGATAGACATTGTGAGCCTAGCTTGTCGCTAAACTGTTTGGTACAACCTCCCTTGAAATACAAGATTCCACTTAGATGGCCTACTGGAAGGGATGTTATCTGGGTGTCAAATGTGAAAATCACAGCACAGGAGGTCCTTTACTCGGGAAGCTTGACCAAAAG GATGATGATGCTGGAGGAAGAACAAATATCTTTTCGTTCGGCGTCTCCAATGTTTGATGGCGTTGAAGATTATTCTCACCAAATTGCAGAAATGATTGGGCTGAGGAATGAATCAAATTTCAGAGAAGTTGGG GTAAGAACTATTCTGGATATAGGATGTGGTTATGGAAGTTTTGGAGCACATCTTTTCTCGAAACATCTCTTAACTATGTGCATAGCAAATTATGAGGCTTCAGGCAGTCAGGTTCAACTAACTCTTGAAAGGGGTCTTCCTGCGATGCTTGGTTCTTTTACTTCAAAACAGTTGCCATTTCCATCTCTTTCCTATGATATGGTTCATTGTGCACGATGTGGCGTTGACTGGGACAGTAAAG ATGGTAGATACTTGATTGAAGTTGATAGAGTTTTGAAGCCAGGTGGGTATTTTGTGTGGACATTGCCACTTACAAATACTCAAGGTGTTCTTCACAAAAAAGAGAACCAGAAAAGATGGAGCTTCATTCAGGATTTTGTCGAATATCTGTGCTGGGAGATGTTGCCTCAACAAGATGAAACTGTTGTCTGGAAGAAAACTAGTAAAAGTAATTGTTATAGCTCACG GAAGCCAGACTCATCTCCTCCAATATGTGGTAAAGGTTATGATATTGAATCTCCATATTATAGACCACTCCAAGCCTGCATTGGGGGAAGAAAAAGTCGTCGTTGGGTTCCTATTAACGAAAGAAGAACCTGGCCTTCAAGGGCTAACTTGAACAAGAGTGAACTGGCTTTGCATG GATTGGCTTTAGATGATGTCACAGATGATTCTCTAAACTGGAAAATGGCAGTAAAGAACTATTGGTCTCTTTTGTCGCCACTAATCTTCTCGGATCATCCAAAACGACCAGGTGATGAGGATCCTTTACCCCCATACAACATGCTCCGGAATGTGCTAGATATGAATGCTTATTATGGAGGTTTCAATTCTGCATTATTGGAAGCTGGGAAGTCTGTATGGGTCATGAACGTAGTACCAACAGATGGACCTAACCATCTTCCCATGATAATGGATAGAGGCTTCATTGGGGTATTGCACGATTG GTGCGAGGCCTTTCCAACATATCCTAGATCATATGATTTGGTTCATGCAGCAGGGCTTCTGTCCCTTGAAGCAAGTAAGAAGCCAAGATGCTCCATGCTCGACTTATTCAGTGAGATTGATCGGTTACTTCGTCCAGAG GGTTGGGTGATAATCCGCGACACTGCTGCACTTGTCGAATCAGCTCGAACTATAACTACACAGCTTAAGTGGGACGCACGAGTTACAGAAATTGA